The Enterococcus rotai genome includes a window with the following:
- a CDS encoding ABC transporter ATP-binding protein yields the protein MKIFKYLGKYWYAVIAVLVLLVVQANSDLSLPKLTSGIVDVGIQQGGLEYSTPEKIRKTTLQGIEMFMTDDEKKTIEDNYKLTTEKIDGKEVEVYKLNLQDGMTEAKLADIFNLPMMMLASSQSKDSSSGSEAKAIIEDYKKVGEDAAKAKQLGEEATTLGEQAKAAGSTAASATDAATAMEQGQKAQDLAAQAQAKGAEAKTLADSIKTTTDAMPAKVEAARKATKKGLGDLGADSMKTVGIQLTLAEYKALDMNTQQIQTDYMVKTGTKMVLLTLVSAVAAIIVGLIASLVAASVGRNLRVGQYERTLQFSNTEMEKFSPASLITRNTNDIQQMQMGIVMIMRIVLYAPILGIGGIYNVYQTGTGMGWIVGVAVAAVLVLVLSLLLTTMPKFKALQNLVDRVNLVSREIITGLPVIRAFSREKFEEKRFDRANTDLMKTQLFVNRAMSIMMPVMMLLMNGISVLIVWVGGHNMNNGQLQVGDMMAFITYTMQIVMAFMMLSMVSIILPRANVAAGRVEEVLETEPTIKDPEHPKDDYDFKGEVKFEAVEFRYGDADEDVLHHINFTAKPGQTTALIGSTGSGKSTIVNLIPRLFDVTGGRITIDGIDVREMSLHKLHEIIGFVPQKGVLFSGDIASNIKFGDADITDERMRKAAEIAQAEEFIDSNEKGYDREISQGGTNVSGGQKQRLSIARALAKNPKILIFDDSFSALDNKTDVALRKALSENIKGATQIIVAQKISTILHADNIIVLNEGRVVDHGTHDELMKSSTVYQEIAQSQLSNAELGIEEAE from the coding sequence GTGAAGATTTTTAAATATCTTGGCAAATACTGGTATGCGGTCATCGCAGTTCTTGTGCTTTTAGTTGTACAGGCAAATAGTGATTTAAGCTTACCAAAATTAACATCGGGTATCGTCGATGTCGGTATTCAACAAGGAGGGCTTGAATATTCCACACCTGAAAAAATCAGGAAAACAACTCTTCAGGGAATAGAAATGTTCATGACAGATGATGAGAAAAAAACAATTGAAGACAACTATAAACTAACAACTGAAAAAATCGATGGTAAAGAAGTTGAAGTGTATAAGTTAAATCTTCAAGACGGGATGACAGAAGCAAAACTAGCAGATATTTTTAATCTGCCAATGATGATGCTAGCGTCTTCTCAATCAAAAGATTCATCAAGTGGTAGTGAAGCCAAAGCAATTATCGAAGACTATAAAAAAGTTGGAGAAGATGCTGCAAAAGCCAAACAACTTGGAGAAGAAGCTACAACTTTAGGGGAGCAAGCCAAAGCGGCTGGAAGTACAGCGGCATCTGCAACAGATGCGGCAACTGCAATGGAACAAGGACAAAAAGCACAGGATCTAGCTGCTCAAGCACAAGCCAAGGGGGCTGAAGCAAAAACCTTAGCTGATTCAATCAAAACAACGACTGATGCTATGCCGGCTAAAGTTGAAGCAGCTCGTAAAGCAACTAAAAAAGGCTTAGGTGATCTAGGTGCAGATTCAATGAAAACCGTGGGGATTCAATTAACACTGGCTGAATATAAAGCACTGGACATGAATACCCAGCAAATCCAAACTGATTATATGGTTAAAACAGGAACAAAAATGGTTCTTTTAACACTTGTTTCAGCTGTAGCTGCGATCATTGTCGGATTGATTGCTTCATTAGTAGCAGCATCAGTTGGTCGGAATCTACGTGTTGGACAGTATGAACGTACGTTACAATTTTCAAATACCGAAATGGAAAAATTCTCTCCTGCTTCGTTGATCACACGTAATACTAATGATATCCAACAAATGCAAATGGGGATCGTGATGATCATGCGTATTGTGTTATATGCGCCGATCTTAGGTATTGGCGGGATCTATAATGTTTATCAAACAGGAACAGGTATGGGCTGGATCGTAGGTGTTGCTGTAGCGGCTGTTTTAGTTTTAGTCCTAAGCTTGCTATTAACAACGATGCCTAAGTTTAAAGCTTTACAAAACTTAGTGGATAGAGTGAACTTGGTTTCTCGTGAAATCATCACAGGATTGCCAGTTATTCGAGCTTTTTCTCGTGAAAAATTTGAAGAAAAACGCTTTGATCGTGCCAATACTGATTTAATGAAAACACAATTATTCGTGAACCGAGCAATGTCGATTATGATGCCAGTAATGATGTTATTGATGAATGGTATTTCTGTTTTGATCGTTTGGGTCGGCGGACATAATATGAACAACGGGCAATTGCAAGTCGGTGATATGATGGCCTTCATCACATACACAATGCAAATTGTAATGGCCTTTATGATGTTATCAATGGTTTCAATTATTTTACCTCGTGCCAATGTCGCAGCAGGTCGAGTTGAAGAAGTGCTTGAAACAGAACCAACTATCAAAGACCCAGAACATCCAAAAGATGATTATGACTTTAAAGGTGAAGTGAAATTTGAAGCAGTTGAATTCCGTTATGGGGATGCTGATGAAGATGTCTTGCATCATATCAATTTCACAGCCAAACCAGGTCAAACGACCGCTTTGATCGGCTCAACCGGTTCAGGTAAATCAACGATCGTTAACTTGATTCCTCGACTGTTTGATGTAACAGGCGGTAGAATCACGATCGATGGGATCGATGTACGTGAAATGAGCTTACACAAATTACATGAAATCATTGGATTTGTCCCGCAAAAAGGTGTTTTATTCTCAGGGGATATTGCCTCAAATATTAAATTTGGCGATGCAGATATAACGGATGAACGTATGAGAAAAGCAGCTGAAATTGCTCAAGCAGAAGAATTTATCGATTCTAATGAAAAGGGGTATGACCGAGAAATTTCTCAAGGCGGAACCAATGTTTCCGGTGGACAAAAACAACGTTTATCAATTGCCCGTGCCTTAGCAAAAAATCCTAAAATCTTGATCTTCGATGATTCATTTTCAGCACTGGACAATAAGACTGATGTGGCGTTACGTAAAGCTTTATCTGAAAATATCAAAGGTGCAACTCAAATCATCGTCGCTCAAAAAATCTCAACGATCCTTCATGCGGATAACATCATTGTATTAAATGAAGGACGTGTAGTCGATCATGGAACGCACGACGAGTTAATGAAATCATCCACTGTCTATCAAGAAATTGCTCAGTCACAATTGAGCAATGCTGAATTAGGCATAGAAGAAGCTGAGTAG
- a CDS encoding MarR family winged helix-turn-helix transcriptional regulator: protein MSYAEEAEQELMRLMVQNRHSAFSRLEKSNQGESIVIKFLERYGEPTSPKHLAESLNLSSARIAVVLGSLEKKGQIERKMDPDDRRRIHVTLTECGKEAAKLQKKEMRDKIVQIFKLMGEADTKVFIELTAKFVDYSQQISQKEEGDQ from the coding sequence ATGTCATACGCAGAAGAAGCCGAACAAGAGCTGATGCGTCTAATGGTTCAAAATCGACATAGCGCATTTAGCAGACTAGAAAAGAGTAATCAAGGTGAAAGTATTGTCATCAAATTTCTCGAGCGTTACGGCGAACCAACTAGTCCAAAACATCTAGCTGAGTCATTGAACCTGTCCAGCGCTCGGATTGCTGTTGTTTTAGGGAGTTTAGAAAAAAAGGGACAAATCGAACGTAAGATGGATCCAGACGACCGTCGACGCATTCATGTTACCTTGACCGAGTGCGGTAAGGAAGCTGCTAAGCTGCAAAAGAAAGAAATGCGTGATAAAATCGTGCAGATTTTTAAACTAATGGGAGAAGCTGATACAAAAGTCTTTATCGAGCTAACTGCGAAATTCGTGGACTACTCTCAACAAATTTCCCAGAAAGAGGAAGGTGACCAATAG
- a CDS encoding alpha/beta hydrolase, translating into MKKFVLVILVSIFAILIICLGTLYFTPKPLFKLVQGLPIEAKLTKPNGYQQIEDRVKTINDISYSKEYPESTLDLYLPKKTNSKIPVIVFVHGGGFFKGDKKMAQYFGPTVSNGDYAFVSINYHLVPDATIFDQVRQVNQALAFVTKNAEKYQFDPTQINLSGSSAGGFLALQLLSAYHNKEYAKQIAIQPVENLRINSLLLYSAVFDLSEFQTYQGNLATNYLLSKMGWGLTGEKNWKEDHRLGQLLDLRKLISKDFPPIFITDGNTKTFTKQAKQYVGELKKEEVPVVSLFFDGQQTVGHGYQLNMETKASSQAVEKTIWFLENYHSK; encoded by the coding sequence ATGAAAAAGTTTGTATTAGTAATACTCGTTAGTATCTTCGCTATTCTTATTATTTGCCTTGGTACTTTATATTTTACTCCTAAGCCATTATTTAAGTTGGTCCAAGGCTTGCCAATCGAAGCTAAACTTACCAAACCGAATGGTTATCAACAAATTGAAGATCGTGTAAAAACGATCAATGACATTTCATACTCAAAGGAATATCCTGAAAGTACCTTAGATCTCTATCTTCCTAAAAAAACGAACTCAAAAATACCAGTGATTGTTTTTGTTCATGGGGGTGGCTTTTTTAAAGGTGATAAAAAGATGGCTCAGTACTTCGGGCCAACTGTATCTAATGGCGACTATGCTTTTGTCAGCATCAACTATCATCTAGTGCCTGATGCAACTATTTTTGATCAAGTAAGGCAAGTCAATCAAGCCTTAGCATTTGTGACCAAAAACGCTGAAAAGTATCAGTTTGATCCAACACAAATCAACCTATCTGGATCATCAGCAGGTGGATTCTTAGCATTGCAATTATTGTCAGCCTATCATAATAAAGAGTATGCTAAACAAATCGCAATTCAACCTGTAGAAAACCTTAGAATCAATAGTTTATTACTATATAGTGCAGTATTCGATTTATCCGAATTTCAAACATACCAAGGGAATCTAGCAACAAATTATCTACTAAGTAAAATGGGTTGGGGGCTGACAGGAGAAAAGAATTGGAAAGAGGATCACAGATTAGGTCAGTTACTTGATCTTAGAAAGCTGATCAGTAAAGATTTCCCACCCATATTTATTACGGATGGGAATACTAAAACATTTACAAAACAAGCCAAGCAATATGTTGGTGAGTTGAAAAAAGAAGAGGTACCAGTTGTTTCGTTATTTTTTGATGGTCAACAAACAGTTGGACATGGCTATCAATTAAACATGGAAACAAAGGCTTCAAGTCAAGCTGTCGAAAAAACAATTTGGTTTTTAGAGAATTATCATTCTAAATAG